One part of the Glycine soja cultivar W05 chromosome 11, ASM419377v2, whole genome shotgun sequence genome encodes these proteins:
- the LOC114377664 gene encoding protein BPS1, chloroplastic-like, producing MQAMYGVKVETAFICRVFTAAFSGSSKKLSDLNVADIHSWAPDFRRLQNLVIEEIGVRFSGGKFTVLNELEVVDASVKILYPTIQAGVDTVETDWLVKTIEELRAGAEKLSQGIDLLAKGVYGFFQAVITSRDTLLSSVRFDKTVNDRSPGRNRDMQVVH from the coding sequence ATGCAAGCTATGTATGGAGTTAAGGTGGAGACTGCATTTATTTGCAGGGTGTTTACTGCAGCATTCTCTGGCTCGTCAAAGAAGTTATCAGACTTGAATGTGGCCGACATACATTCATGGGCTCCAGATTTTAGAAGGTTGCAGAATCTTGTAATTGAGGAAATTGGAGTTAGATTTTCTGGTGGTAAATTTACTGTATTGAATGAGTTGGAAGTAGTTGATGCCTCTGTGAAGATATTATATCCTACTATCCAGGCTGGTGTAGATACCGTTGAGACAGACTGGCTTGTGAAGACTATTGAGGAATTACGTGCGGGTGCCGAGAAGCTTTCACAAGGAATTGATCTTCTTGCAAAGGGAGTATATGGGTTTTTTCAAGCCGTTATCACTAGTCGCGATACTTTGCTTAGCTCTGTGAGGTTTGATAAAACTGTAAATGATCGTTCCCCAGGCCGTAACAGAGACATGCAAGTAGTTCACTAA